In the genome of Phragmitibacter flavus, the window GAAACGGCTGCCTTACTTCACGGAATACATGCTGCATGTGAAGCAGGCGACAGGATGGAATGACCGGTCGCCGATGAATGATACCAATGGATATAGAGACTACTGGCTGGAGATTGACCATTACTTTGAGTTCTGGAACATGACCAACAAGGATATTGTTCCCGCTAACGGCGACCTTGGACCCGACCCTTATCTCGCATTGGAGAACCAGCCGGGCATTGCGGTTGCCGATGACACACTGATGCCCCCCAGCAACGGGCGTCCGGGTAGTGACGTGCATGAGGGACGGCCCTTCGAAATCAAGCTGGATGAGCAATTCATTACCGACGCTGGTGATGAAGACCTGATTTTTCGAGCCGGGTCAGTTACCGTCATCACCACAGATCCCAATTACAAAACGAAAGGGCCAAGCTGGATAAGCAACAAGAAGGTGTATGCAGCAAAAGCACTCTATCAGTTGGGAACGGATGTGACGTGCTCGGATGCTAGCACCTTTTATGGTCCCAAATTTGAAGAAAGAGTGGAGGGCAGCAGGATGATACCTCCAGCCAATGCTCGACGTTATCATATCATCAGCTACGATGGTCGCACTGATCGTGAGATCCAGTTCGGGCGCAACATGGAAGGTGCGACAACTATGAAAGTGGTGCTGGGGAACGGGTATGGATTGTTGGACGCCCATCCCTCCCTGGCGATGGACAAGAATACTACGAACATGCTTGTCGTCAAAAGTGGGAGAGATAACATGTATCGCGGCAGCATTGCGGATGGTGGCTTGACGGGGCAGTTTGACCCAAGAGGTAACCTTGAGCCACTGGACTATCATTTGGAAGCGGCCTCTTCTACGACGGCCACGGATGTCAGTAATACTTCGATGGGCCGTTTGAACGGGCAGGCCGGGACGGACACCGGACCCAAGGACAGCCACCTGGGGGATATTGCCAGGGAAGAGTTTGCTGACACCTCGTATTGGAAATCTGATCGGGTTTCCTATGTTCAAGGGGCTTCAACAGGTCCGATGGTTGTGGCGGGCGAAGCAATGAAATCTATTGGCGAACTTGGTCATGTGTTTGATCCCGTCCGGGTGGGTTCCACGGACATGACGCATCTGCGCAGACGGCGCGCCGGTGGGCGCACGCTGACCGTCGGCCAGCCGGACAACGCCTGGGACGGCACGCGCACCGCTGCGGTAACGACGGCGGAGATGGCGTTTCAGACCTCCCGTAGCCGGGGTTGGACGGCCTGGCGTCTGGCTGATATTTTTACGGTGCGCGAGGATAAGAGCATGCGTGGTGATGCCAAAGTGGCAGTGGAGGGGCTTTACAACATCAACGGGTTCCTGCGCGACGAAGGGCAGTCGCTCAAGGCGTTTTTGCAGGGGGTGAACTTTGAACCGGGCGAACAGTCCGATTCCAACCTGGCAGGCAAAACTCTTTCCACATCCGACATGGAGAGCTTGTTAAGGGATAATCTCCTGACGGTCATCCCGCCCAACCAACTCAAGTCGGGCGGAAACGCGCTGGCCAATCTCATGTCCCAGAGACTACGGCGGAACATTCCCCGGCGTTTCAGCCCGCTATGGGAGCGGGGGGAGCTTTCCCAACTGGCAATGTTTGACCCCGCCGCGACTTTGGGACCGTTACTTCATACAGGCGTCAACGCGAACCAGGTGAATGACCGTGGACGAGAGGAGATTTTTCGTCGGTTGGTGGATATGATTACTACCAAAGGCAGCACTTACAGTGTGTATGTGGTGGGGCAGGCACTCAACAGGTTGGGCAACCCCATTTCCACCAAGGCGCAACGGGTGACGGTGCGGTTGCATCCGGTATTTGATCCTGTGCTTTACGAGCCGGAGGATGAGTATGGTGCGGGAGGAGATAACTTTGATCCTACTGATGTCACAGAGGTGGAAAAACGGTTCCGTGCACCGGATGCCTGGACTGTGGAAATCGTGAACGTAGAGGACGCCTGAGCATAATATGAAGAATATTCCTATCCAACCTGAATCAACACTATCGACGGCAAGCCGATGGAGTTGGACGAGTTTCACGGCGGTGATGATTCCTGCACTGTATTGTTTGGGAGCGTTTGTCTTCATCGCCGCACAGGAGCAGCCTGCTAACGAAGCTGACCTAGCAGCAGGACAGCAAGTGGCCTATGTGCGTTATTGGGCGGTGCTGGGCGATCCTTCATCGCAGGCAACTTATTCATTGTTCGCGACACCTGACAACCCAGGCGGCGGCGACGAGAAGCAAGAAGTGTTTTCTGGACTAAAAGGCAGCTATCGAAGTGGCTTTGGTAAAGACTACTCCAAGGTCACACCGGGAAAACGCCGATACACCCTGGTTCTGGATGGCGATATGCAGGAGAAAGTGGCTGAGGTCGAACATGATTTTGAAAAAGGCTCCGCGTATGTTCTGATCGCAGCCTTTGAACATGGAAAGCCTGTGCTGAATCTCATCCCAGAGTTTCCCACGGAACCGGAGAAAGATGGAATTTATATCTACAATCTTCTTACGGAACCCGCCCTGAAAGTGCAAATCGGGAATTTTGAGCCTGAGGTGGTGCCTTCTTCAGTTTTTCTGCCGCTGCATATTCCCGCCGCCAAGACAGGTGGAAGTCCCGTTACTTTGCTCTACGAGTCCAAGCGAAAAACTCAGATCCGCAACGCCGTTCGTTACGATGGCCATGGCAGGACCACTGTGGTGTTTATGCGAGATGGTTATAGCCGCCCGGCGGCTTTTGTTTATTCAGCCAACCCCGTCACAGACTGAAACCATGAACGGAATGCAATTCTCTTTACCCATGCAGAGACCGCAAAGGCCATCCGGCTTCACCTTGATCGAACTGATCGTGGTGGTGGCAGTCATTGCAGTATTGGTGTCATTGACGGCGATGACGGTGATGGGGTTGCAGTCGCCGGGTTCGCGACAGGGGGCGATGTTGCAAATTACCCAGGCGCTGGAGGAGGCACGCATGACGGCCATTGAGCAAAGTGCAACAGTCTATGTTGGGTTTGCTGATGCCGGTCATCCCGATGAGGAAAAAAAGCTTTGCGCCCATTTGCTTTTTCGTGAATACACGACGGAGGAAGTCGCGGCCATGACTGCACCGCCTGCCGCCAACACTTACAAGGCATTGACGGGCTGGAACCTGCTGCCTAAGGGATTTTATCTTGATCCAGGCACGGTGGATTCGTTGCTGGCGGGAGATACGATCAAGATGGATGTCGTGGGATTGCCGGGGGAGCCGGAGAGCGTGTATGCGATTGCCTTTGGATCGCTGGGTCAAGTGGTGAAGCCGGAGCAGACGGCGCTCGCGCCGATGGTGGTGATGCCGGCGGAGCTGGTGGATGGATCTGGAGCTTTAAAAAAGGTCCCCAACAGCGATGCCAGTGCCTTCAGTGTCCAGATTAACCGGTTTACGGGGCGGGTGAAAACTTATGATGGACTGCCCGTCACGGAACCATCCGGCCCATCAGAATAAACAAAAAAATGTCACAACGTTCGCCATCTTTCATGCCAACCACGCCGCCCGCTTCTTCGTCCGCGCCTTATCTGCAAGCCGACCAACTCGGGAAATTCTACGGGGAGAACCGAGTGCTCAATGGAATTTCGTTTTCATTGGAGCGGGGCAAGTGTCTGGCATTGCTCGGGCCTTCCGGCTGCGGCAAATCCACCTTGTTGAACATCCTCGCCGGACTGCTGCCCGCAGACGAAGGTCGGGTGCTGCTGGATGGCAAGGTGATCGAGGAAGCGGTGACCGGCGTGAGCCTGCCAGCTCAGCATCGGCGCTTTTCGGTGGTGTTTCAAGATTTGAGCCTGTGGCCGCACATGACGGTGGCGGAGAATGTGGGCTTTGGCCTCGATAATCAGCGGCTTGCTGATGATGAGAAACACCGCCGGGTCGATGAGGCGTTGAAAAGAGTGGAGATTTATCCGTTGCGGCACCGGCATCCGGCCACGTTGTCGGGTGGACAGCAGCAACGCGTGGCGATTGCGCGGGCGATTGTGGTGGAGCCTTCGGTATTGTTGATGGATGAACCTCTGGCGGCACTTGATGCGAACCTGCGGGAGACGATGCGTGATGAAATTGCTGGGTTGATCCGCCGATTGAACATCACCACCATCTACGTGACACACGATCATACGGAGGCGTTGACCATTGCGCATCAGGTGGCGGTGATGAACGAGGGCAATATTGAGCAGATTGCGGCTCCAAGAAAAATTTATGACGAGCCTGCGACGACGTTCGTGGCTTCATTTCTGGGCAGCGCCAATGCGTTTCTCTACACTTATGAGATGCAGGCATTGCAGAATTCGTCGGGTGAGGCGCTGTTTCCACCACGTCCGGTGAGCACCCAGCATTGTTATTTGATGGTTCGTCGCGAGCATGTGCGCATCATTCCGGTGGGACAGGCGGATGAGTTTCCCATTGAGGATCTCATTCAATGGAAGGCGACCTGTGTGAAGAACACGTTTTCAGGAGAGCGTTATGAAGTGCAAGCGGTGACTGCGAAGGGGGAGGTGTTCAGGGGATTCACGCGTGAACCGTTGCCGTTGGATCAACCGGTGTTGGTGGAGTTCGATCCGAGGCAGGTGATGCTGGTGGAGAAGTGACCGGAGGATTTGTATGCAAGCTTTCTTGAAGAGAACATTTGGACGAAAACGAGCCGCTTGGCTGTTGTTAGGGGCGTCGGTGATCGTGCTGGCATCCTGCGGTGAGCGCCCGGCCAAAAATGAGCTGGTGGTGTATTCTGCGGGACCGCGCGAAATGGCG includes:
- a CDS encoding prepilin-type N-terminal cleavage/methylation domain-containing protein is translated as MQRPQRPSGFTLIELIVVVAVIAVLVSLTAMTVMGLQSPGSRQGAMLQITQALEEARMTAIEQSATVYVGFADAGHPDEEKKLCAHLLFREYTTEEVAAMTAPPAANTYKALTGWNLLPKGFYLDPGTVDSLLAGDTIKMDVVGLPGEPESVYAIAFGSLGQVVKPEQTALAPMVVMPAELVDGSGALKKVPNSDASAFSVQINRFTGRVKTYDGLPVTEPSGPSE
- a CDS encoding ABC transporter ATP-binding protein, whose product is MPTTPPASSSAPYLQADQLGKFYGENRVLNGISFSLERGKCLALLGPSGCGKSTLLNILAGLLPADEGRVLLDGKVIEEAVTGVSLPAQHRRFSVVFQDLSLWPHMTVAENVGFGLDNQRLADDEKHRRVDEALKRVEIYPLRHRHPATLSGGQQQRVAIARAIVVEPSVLLMDEPLAALDANLRETMRDEIAGLIRRLNITTIYVTHDHTEALTIAHQVAVMNEGNIEQIAAPRKIYDEPATTFVASFLGSANAFLYTYEMQALQNSSGEALFPPRPVSTQHCYLMVRREHVRIIPVGQADEFPIEDLIQWKATCVKNTFSGERYEVQAVTAKGEVFRGFTREPLPLDQPVLVEFDPRQVMLVEK